One window of Candidatus Microthrix subdominans genomic DNA carries:
- a CDS encoding acyltransferase family protein encodes MTPSDATAPAATSQSVGTGQATRSRGWRNQPLEGLRAVGAIAVLVTHLASSASGNQYWYARFTGRLDVGVTIFFVISAYLLYLPFARSLTGDRSRPDVRGYARRRLLRIFPAYLVVMGISAFIYGRGMPMTASQLARYLTLTHIYTPSTFDNPVPQAWSLSTELAFYAFLPIFAFAISRIPASSRSARIRNQWFGLAAMVVVGFAFRAWLVSLEVRVSGQTGSQGVVDPLTVISLKAWIFNHLDTFAVGMGLALIQAGREERSRSASDRGEVTVDGWPGASGRAISIAGAVVALVAFAVVSSSWVDLSVQSLLYSPGQEWARHLLYTAIGGGLVVSAVVGVRSNWFGPRLLGSAPFRFLGRISYGIYLTQILVIGIFLSRRPQDEFAIPIWQMSVFVVPVVLVSSWLLFQLVEQPAMRLGSRRISTFAKGLSAIGAAGLLWRLVSILHITTVLPDGGDPFYYHIQAGLLSAGRGFSEPFRWVQDGTLEPTAIHPPLYSMYLSISSFLGADTYLAHKTLSILAGVGVVVMIGLIARRVGGDWAGWIAAAIAAFYPQFWIVDGILWSEGLFTLFIALTVWAAYLYYDRPSRWGAVWLGLAVSGAVLTRGEALILAPLLVAPLVFFGPRPLRMLKDLRTRWRVRAERSAADDAGEAFDEVERSGEDGRGANDHVLNWRERSLRLVLAALAVTLPIAPWVARNMTAFDEPITISSNSDEVLYYANCVDSYYGDFIGYWSFPCQEREREVVQEPRDEAVRVKFWRDKGIDYAMSHKSRWPVVVAARVGRMLEVYRPAQGARILSIEGRPLGWTQFGQVMWWAMLPLAAAGSWLLRRRGVWTWPLWSQVTMVMAVTVVVYGHVRFRPPLDLAVIVAAAVALASATRWAAPRLLTSPLAARLLASDGPALIELASQPTGAEQAEPVESTDPVEDTDPAEASEPEPPGGNHSRAAAVAAWWRASPGRWWADHPGWRSGVGIAIIAVAVLAPLRELLRRQGVPMEEGFMLAFPERVLSGDVPNADFLHLYGPGSLWALAGWFKVFGVNLAAERWFGLIQLLGIVGGVAALARAWGRRLMVAAGVVCVIISFTAVGLAAMAWNGGLALLVCSVVALRRALDNEVRGTGWLVAAGALAGAALLFRPDLVLTVGLIAGVAVWLAGERRRLLWRAAAGLAAVGSLILVQVAMAGPSAAIEGMITQPVFDLRGGRALPVPPSWGFIDGFAQRVAMIEVPSWPLPMPAPSQQVFLWFVLLIASTALAVVTAAVTGRRWAWNADAMRGDRAVLTTMLVAPLVVGILPQGLQRADTTHLAWVGCIVIPLVPALLFQLTRHWFRAPLRGTWAAALGGGLVVALVVVAPIYTVRPYLDRVAESAGSPPPDEWSLNRNGRNFWLGGSAITVAAQQLTEDLDALSEPGQRLLVGPADLSRTPYSDAYWYYIFGDLTPATRYIEMDPGIADAADSGLADDVGTADWIILSHVWDAWDEANSSVEPGSDRPNEVLRQNFCRYRSYGDSFELWQRRPAEGCPDELPPTPVETPPARD; translated from the coding sequence CATCTACGGGCGCGGCATGCCGATGACCGCGTCGCAGCTGGCCCGCTACCTCACGCTGACCCACATCTACACCCCGTCCACCTTCGACAACCCGGTCCCGCAGGCCTGGAGCCTCTCGACCGAGCTGGCCTTCTACGCGTTCCTGCCGATCTTCGCCTTTGCCATCTCGCGCATCCCGGCATCGTCGCGGTCCGCCCGCATCAGAAACCAGTGGTTTGGACTGGCGGCCATGGTTGTCGTGGGGTTCGCCTTTCGAGCCTGGCTGGTGTCGCTGGAGGTGCGGGTCTCGGGCCAGACCGGCTCGCAGGGTGTGGTCGATCCGCTCACCGTCATCTCGCTGAAGGCGTGGATCTTCAACCACCTCGACACGTTCGCCGTCGGGATGGGTCTGGCCCTCATCCAGGCGGGACGGGAGGAGCGGTCCCGGTCGGCGTCCGATCGGGGCGAGGTCACCGTCGACGGGTGGCCCGGGGCGTCGGGGCGAGCGATCTCCATCGCCGGAGCGGTCGTTGCTCTGGTTGCGTTCGCTGTGGTGTCGTCGAGCTGGGTGGATCTCTCCGTTCAGTCGCTGCTGTACTCGCCGGGGCAGGAATGGGCCCGTCACCTGCTCTACACCGCGATCGGCGGCGGGCTGGTCGTCTCCGCCGTCGTGGGGGTGCGCAGCAACTGGTTTGGGCCCCGCCTGCTCGGCTCGGCGCCGTTTCGGTTCCTCGGGCGCATCTCCTATGGCATCTACCTGACGCAGATCCTGGTGATCGGGATCTTCCTGTCGCGCCGCCCGCAGGACGAGTTCGCCATTCCGATCTGGCAGATGAGCGTCTTCGTGGTGCCGGTGGTGCTCGTCAGCAGTTGGTTGCTGTTCCAACTGGTGGAGCAGCCGGCGATGCGGCTTGGTTCGCGTCGCATCAGCACGTTCGCCAAGGGGTTGTCGGCGATCGGGGCCGCAGGGCTGTTGTGGCGCCTGGTCTCGATACTGCACATCACCACGGTGCTCCCCGACGGCGGGGACCCGTTCTACTACCACATCCAGGCCGGCCTGCTCAGCGCCGGTCGGGGCTTCTCGGAGCCGTTCAGGTGGGTGCAGGACGGGACGTTGGAGCCGACCGCCATCCATCCTCCGCTGTACTCGATGTACCTGTCGATCTCATCGTTTCTGGGTGCCGACACCTACCTGGCCCACAAGACGCTGTCGATCCTCGCCGGCGTGGGCGTCGTCGTGATGATCGGCCTGATCGCCCGGCGGGTGGGCGGCGACTGGGCCGGGTGGATCGCGGCCGCCATCGCTGCGTTCTACCCGCAGTTCTGGATCGTCGACGGAATCCTGTGGTCCGAGGGCCTCTTCACCCTGTTCATCGCCTTGACCGTATGGGCGGCCTACCTCTACTACGACCGGCCCAGCCGGTGGGGTGCGGTGTGGCTGGGCCTGGCCGTGTCCGGGGCGGTGCTCACCCGGGGCGAGGCGCTCATCCTGGCGCCGCTGCTGGTGGCGCCGCTGGTGTTCTTCGGTCCACGGCCGCTTCGGATGCTGAAGGATCTCCGGACCCGCTGGCGAGTCCGGGCTGAGCGGTCCGCCGCCGACGATGCGGGTGAGGCGTTCGACGAGGTTGAGCGGTCCGGCGAGGACGGGCGTGGCGCCAACGACCATGTCCTGAACTGGCGCGAGCGATCGCTGCGGCTGGTGCTGGCGGCCTTGGCGGTCACCCTGCCGATCGCGCCGTGGGTGGCCCGCAACATGACCGCCTTCGACGAGCCGATCACCATCTCGTCCAATTCCGATGAGGTGCTGTACTACGCCAACTGCGTCGACAGCTACTACGGCGACTTCATCGGCTACTGGTCCTTCCCGTGCCAGGAGCGCGAGCGCGAGGTGGTTCAGGAGCCCCGCGACGAGGCGGTGCGGGTGAAGTTCTGGCGCGACAAGGGCATCGACTACGCGATGAGCCACAAGAGCCGCTGGCCGGTCGTTGTCGCGGCTCGCGTCGGACGGATGCTCGAGGTGTACCGACCGGCACAGGGCGCCAGAATCTTGTCGATCGAGGGACGACCGTTGGGGTGGACCCAGTTCGGTCAGGTGATGTGGTGGGCCATGTTGCCGTTGGCGGCGGCTGGGTCGTGGCTGTTGCGCCGGCGCGGCGTGTGGACGTGGCCACTGTGGTCGCAGGTGACGATGGTGATGGCCGTCACCGTCGTGGTCTACGGGCACGTGCGATTCCGTCCCCCGTTGGACTTGGCCGTCATCGTGGCCGCCGCAGTCGCACTGGCGTCGGCCACGAGGTGGGCGGCGCCTCGCCTGTTGACCTCACCGTTGGCCGCCCGGCTGCTCGCAAGCGATGGGCCTGCGTTGATCGAGCTCGCTTCGCAGCCGACCGGCGCCGAGCAGGCCGAGCCGGTTGAGAGCACCGACCCGGTCGAGGACACCGACCCGGCTGAGGCGAGCGAGCCGGAGCCACCGGGTGGCAACCACTCCAGGGCGGCCGCCGTCGCCGCGTGGTGGCGGGCCAGCCCGGGTCGTTGGTGGGCCGATCACCCGGGGTGGCGCAGCGGCGTGGGCATCGCCATCATCGCCGTCGCCGTCCTCGCGCCGCTGCGGGAACTGCTTCGGCGGCAGGGCGTGCCGATGGAGGAGGGCTTCATGCTGGCCTTCCCGGAGCGGGTGCTTTCGGGCGATGTCCCCAACGCCGACTTCCTGCACCTCTATGGTCCGGGCAGCCTGTGGGCCCTGGCCGGCTGGTTCAAGGTGTTCGGGGTCAACCTGGCCGCAGAACGGTGGTTTGGTCTGATCCAGCTGCTCGGCATTGTCGGCGGCGTTGCCGCGCTGGCGAGGGCATGGGGTCGGCGGTTGATGGTCGCAGCCGGGGTGGTGTGCGTCATCATCTCGTTCACGGCGGTTGGCCTGGCTGCGATGGCGTGGAACGGTGGCCTGGCGCTGCTGGTCTGCTCGGTCGTCGCTCTGCGGCGAGCGCTGGACAACGAGGTCCGGGGCACCGGTTGGCTGGTGGCGGCCGGCGCGCTCGCCGGTGCAGCGCTGCTGTTTCGGCCCGACCTGGTGTTGACCGTTGGTCTGATCGCCGGCGTGGCGGTCTGGCTGGCGGGGGAGCGACGCCGGCTGTTGTGGCGCGCCGCAGCGGGGCTCGCCGCAGTGGGCTCGCTGATCCTGGTGCAGGTGGCGATGGCCGGGCCCAGCGCCGCCATCGAAGGCATGATCACCCAGCCGGTCTTCGACCTGCGCGGCGGTCGGGCCCTGCCCGTGCCACCATCCTGGGGGTTCATCGACGGGTTCGCCCAGCGGGTCGCCATGATCGAGGTTCCCAGCTGGCCGCTGCCCATGCCGGCACCCTCCCAGCAGGTGTTCTTGTGGTTTGTGTTGCTGATCGCCAGCACGGCCCTGGCGGTGGTGACCGCCGCCGTGACGGGCCGCCGTTGGGCATGGAACGCCGATGCGATGCGCGGCGACCGGGCGGTGCTCACCACCATGTTGGTGGCGCCGCTCGTGGTGGGGATCCTGCCCCAGGGCCTCCAGCGAGCCGACACGACCCACCTGGCGTGGGTCGGCTGCATCGTCATCCCGCTGGTGCCGGCGTTGCTGTTCCAGCTCACGCGGCACTGGTTTCGAGCGCCGCTCCGCGGAACGTGGGCCGCCGCCCTGGGGGGCGGCCTGGTCGTGGCGCTGGTGGTCGTTGCCCCGATCTACACGGTGCGCCCGTATCTCGACCGCGTGGCCGAGTCGGCGGGGTCGCCGCCCCCGGATGAATGGTCGCTCAACCGAAATGGCCGAAACTTCTGGCTCGGCGGATCGGCGATCACGGTCGCAGCCCAACAGTTGACCGAGGACCTCGACGCCCTGTCCGAGCCCGGCCAGCGGTTGTTGGTGGGGCCGGCCGACCTGTCGAGAACCCCCTATAGCGACGCCTATTGGTATTACATCTTCGGCGATCTCACGCCCGCCACCCGCTACATCGAGATGGACCCGGGCATCGCCGACGCCGCCGACTCCGGCCTGGCCGACGACGTGGGCACTGCCGACTGGATCATCCTGTCCCACGTTTGGGACGCCTGGGACGAGGCCAATTCATCCGTCGAACCGGGGTCGGACCGGCCCAACGAGGTATTGCGTCAGAACTTCTGTCGGTATCGCTCCTATGGCGATAGCTTCGAGCTGTGGCAGCGGCGCCCCGCCGAGGGCTGTCCCGACGAGCTGCCCCCAACCCCGGTCGAAACCCCGCCTGCCCGAGACTGA
- a CDS encoding spermidine synthase — MPRWTRQIPSLATSGRLSDRHRLIALSFLMLFVELALIRWSGSNIIYLSYFSNFVLLGSFLGIGLGFLRARKKVDLSGAAPVALALFVLLVAVFPVNISQDDPSVFFFSTLTPKGPPREVILAVVFFFSATVMALISEGVARTFGRFEALEAYKWDLVGSVAGILGFSILSFLRLSPVVWGVVTVIVVAALLVPQRPSLTQVGAGIALVVVLAVESFTAGNLWSPYYKVSYSETSENNQNLFISVNGVPHQAHLEGENAQGKAVYETAQPPKLDNVLIIGAGGGNDVALALQKGAKHIDAVEIDPVLYELGRDHHPDQPYSDPRVDVHIDDGRAFLERSTTEYDLILLALPDSITLISGQSSLRLESYLFTKEALATARDRLNDDGVFAMFNYYRNDWLIDRYGATLTDVYGHEPCFQELAPGLGEEDISLDAFIAAKNEASINCDAPAVASTWAASSDSVPEAATDDHPFPYLRTRTLPSLYVISLALILVVSLFAIRLTAGPLKPMLRFSDLFFMGVAFLLLETKNVVQFALLFGTTWFVNALVFAGVLMSVLVAVAVSQRVTFKRPELLYGALLVSLVVAWLLPGSALLSLPIIPRFLAAVVLAFFPIFTANLVFTQRFKDTGDSVTAFGANLLGAMFGGVLEYLALITGYRALLIIVALLYGAAFLTGRKYMAGGSASVGTSSVGT, encoded by the coding sequence ATGCCCCGCTGGACCCGTCAGATCCCGTCTCTGGCCACCTCCGGGCGCCTGAGCGACCGTCATCGGCTGATCGCCCTGAGCTTCCTCATGTTGTTCGTCGAGTTGGCGCTGATCCGCTGGTCCGGCTCCAACATCATCTACCTGTCGTACTTCTCCAACTTCGTGTTGCTGGGGAGCTTTCTGGGTATCGGTCTGGGCTTCCTGCGGGCACGAAAGAAGGTTGACCTGTCGGGCGCCGCACCGGTTGCCCTGGCCCTCTTCGTCCTCCTGGTCGCCGTGTTCCCGGTCAACATCAGCCAGGACGACCCGTCGGTCTTCTTCTTCTCCACGCTGACGCCAAAGGGGCCCCCGCGGGAGGTCATCTTGGCGGTGGTCTTCTTCTTCTCGGCGACCGTGATGGCCCTGATCAGCGAAGGGGTGGCGCGGACCTTCGGCAGGTTTGAGGCATTGGAGGCCTACAAGTGGGACCTGGTCGGCAGCGTCGCCGGCATCCTCGGGTTCTCGATCCTCAGCTTTCTGCGGCTCTCCCCGGTGGTCTGGGGTGTCGTGACCGTCATCGTCGTGGCAGCCCTGTTGGTGCCGCAGCGGCCGTCGCTGACCCAGGTCGGCGCTGGGATCGCGCTGGTAGTGGTGTTGGCCGTCGAGTCGTTCACCGCGGGCAACCTGTGGTCGCCGTACTACAAGGTCTCCTATTCCGAGACCTCCGAGAACAACCAGAACCTGTTCATCAGCGTCAACGGTGTGCCCCACCAGGCCCACCTCGAAGGCGAGAACGCCCAAGGGAAGGCCGTGTACGAGACGGCGCAGCCGCCGAAGCTCGACAACGTGCTGATCATCGGCGCCGGTGGCGGCAACGACGTGGCGTTGGCCCTCCAGAAGGGCGCCAAACACATCGACGCGGTCGAGATCGACCCGGTCCTGTACGAACTCGGTCGGGACCATCATCCCGATCAGCCGTACTCCGACCCCCGGGTCGACGTGCACATCGATGACGGCCGGGCCTTTCTCGAACGTTCGACGACCGAGTACGACCTCATCCTGTTGGCGTTGCCCGATTCGATCACCCTGATCTCGGGCCAGTCGTCGCTGCGGCTCGAGAGCTACCTCTTCACCAAGGAGGCGCTGGCGACGGCACGGGACCGGTTGAACGATGACGGCGTGTTCGCCATGTTCAACTACTACCGCAACGACTGGTTGATCGATCGCTACGGGGCCACCCTGACCGACGTCTACGGTCATGAGCCCTGCTTCCAGGAGCTGGCACCCGGGTTGGGCGAGGAGGACATCTCCTTGGACGCGTTCATCGCAGCCAAGAATGAGGCCTCGATCAACTGCGATGCGCCGGCGGTGGCGAGCACCTGGGCCGCCAGTTCCGATTCGGTGCCCGAAGCGGCAACCGACGATCACCCCTTCCCGTACCTGAGAACGCGCACGCTGCCGTCGCTCTACGTCATCAGCCTGGCCCTGATCCTGGTCGTCTCACTGTTCGCCATCCGGCTGACCGCAGGCCCGCTCAAGCCGATGCTTCGCTTCAGCGACCTCTTCTTCATGGGCGTCGCGTTTCTGCTGCTGGAGACCAAGAACGTCGTGCAGTTCGCCCTGCTGTTCGGGACCACGTGGTTCGTCAACGCGTTGGTCTTTGCCGGGGTGTTGATGAGCGTGCTCGTGGCGGTAGCTGTCTCTCAACGCGTCACGTTCAAGCGCCCGGAACTGCTCTACGGCGCGCTGCTTGTCTCGCTGGTGGTCGCCTGGCTGCTGCCGGGTAGTGCGCTCCTCAGCCTGCCGATCATCCCAAGGTTCCTGGCGGCGGTCGTCCTGGCGTTCTTCCCGATCTTCACGGCCAACCTGGTGTTTACCCAGCGTTTCAAGGACACCGGCGACTCGGTGACCGCCTTTGGTGCCAACCTGCTGGGCGCGATGTTCGGTGGGGTGCTCGAGTACCTGGCTCTGATCACCGGATACCGGGCGTTGCTGATCATCGTCGCCCTGCTCTACGGCGCAGCCTTCTTGACCGGTCGTAAGTACATGGCGGGCGGCTCGGCGTCTGTCGGGACGTCGTCGGTGGGAACCTGA
- a CDS encoding YfhO family protein, producing MSGHDIDFGHPRTFGNASPDVGHQVEPDVNRFDTWGVAHTRGTLRGHLVALAWFMLVAAMFLAPLFGGKSFSVVGSRQSDVYPWTAQIGPPQVPAQFDSADLSYQWQLLLQDAIDEGTLPFWSPDVFDGGAPLYSNGTSGQLYPPRLVAALAPERWSHDLYVAFHLIVGGMVTYLLCREFKRSALAGVIAGTAWMLGSFNLGWAHLEVVTSMMIALPLGPLLVHRMWRRRTLGSVVATAAGFALLTISGHLLWQVLIWMIPALYAAALGITSALQAWRSGDRSTAWGHLWRPPLAFGLGGALAAVVLVPTWINLSQTPREAFAVDLLGVFETPAATFTTDFLRGPSFETMTTEVMNYRLAFVGTLVAVLAVIGFFSRRQGSGLARTIMLVTAGVATVGPLRRLAYEVVPGMNVFYPYGRLAGWFALGAVLAAAIGFDAMVGWFGGTNLGDRLVGWPVVPIAGVLITVLTVAQLVPLGRNLNPPFQTRDDADWFPDTPLIEAARALQSDNPRGGRLAPIVLDRVGIAEGGPLVFPANHAAALGLDSTSGYDSTLPLEAAQTLRYLGGRSAIQVLADPLVGAFAPNLELSFTRYDAFRSQGISAVVTVPEIDPNDPALAPLRPFEVAYSGPDGNLLRLGDIEGAKPVGLVSVHGRVEVVPGDVDVLEALASSSAADGPILTSKAAVEDSDLSADDVVAWNRTGSAGGATSAKIADRGINSLRVEVQTSGPTWLLVGVNEAPGWGATVDGEPVRILRANHSHMAVPVSRSGTVELRFRPPGLIAGAAISVLALIVCAGLVLIGRSSGRRQPTDRPAERL from the coding sequence ATGAGTGGGCACGACATCGACTTCGGCCACCCTCGCACCTTCGGCAACGCCTCGCCGGATGTGGGGCACCAGGTCGAACCTGACGTGAATCGCTTCGACACCTGGGGCGTCGCCCACACCCGAGGAACGCTCCGGGGACACTTGGTGGCGCTGGCGTGGTTCATGCTCGTGGCGGCGATGTTTCTGGCACCGCTGTTCGGTGGCAAATCGTTCTCCGTGGTCGGGTCCCGTCAGAGCGACGTCTACCCGTGGACCGCCCAGATTGGCCCACCGCAGGTGCCGGCCCAGTTCGACTCGGCCGACCTGTCCTATCAGTGGCAGCTGCTGTTGCAGGACGCCATCGACGAGGGCACGCTGCCGTTCTGGTCACCCGACGTCTTCGACGGCGGGGCGCCGCTGTACTCCAACGGGACCAGCGGGCAGCTCTACCCGCCGAGGCTGGTGGCGGCGCTGGCACCGGAGCGCTGGTCCCACGACCTGTACGTCGCTTTCCACCTGATCGTCGGCGGCATGGTCACCTACCTGTTGTGTCGCGAGTTCAAGCGGTCGGCGCTGGCCGGGGTGATCGCCGGTACCGCCTGGATGCTGGGCAGCTTCAACCTGGGCTGGGCCCACCTCGAGGTGGTGACGTCGATGATGATCGCCCTGCCGCTTGGCCCGCTGCTCGTGCACCGCATGTGGCGCAGGCGGACCTTGGGGTCGGTCGTGGCAACCGCAGCCGGTTTCGCACTGCTGACGATCTCGGGCCACCTGCTGTGGCAGGTGCTCATCTGGATGATCCCGGCGCTGTACGCCGCTGCGCTGGGGATCACTTCGGCACTGCAGGCCTGGCGCTCCGGCGACCGCAGCACGGCGTGGGGCCACCTGTGGCGGCCGCCGCTGGCCTTCGGTCTGGGGGGCGCCCTCGCCGCCGTCGTGCTGGTGCCGACGTGGATCAACCTCTCCCAGACGCCGCGCGAGGCGTTCGCTGTCGATCTGTTGGGCGTGTTCGAGACCCCGGCGGCCACGTTTACCACCGACTTCCTACGGGGCCCGTCCTTCGAGACGATGACCACCGAGGTGATGAACTACCGGCTGGCCTTCGTCGGCACGCTGGTCGCCGTGCTGGCCGTCATCGGGTTCTTCAGCCGCCGCCAAGGCAGCGGGCTGGCCCGCACGATCATGTTGGTCACCGCCGGGGTGGCCACGGTGGGCCCTCTGAGACGGCTGGCCTACGAGGTCGTCCCCGGCATGAACGTGTTCTACCCGTACGGTCGCCTGGCCGGCTGGTTCGCCCTCGGCGCGGTGTTGGCCGCAGCGATCGGCTTCGACGCGATGGTCGGGTGGTTCGGTGGCACCAACCTCGGCGACCGCCTGGTTGGTTGGCCGGTCGTGCCGATCGCCGGGGTGCTGATCACCGTGCTGACCGTCGCCCAGCTGGTGCCGCTTGGCCGCAACCTCAACCCGCCGTTCCAGACCCGCGACGACGCCGACTGGTTTCCCGATACCCCGCTGATCGAGGCGGCCCGCGCGCTGCAGAGCGACAACCCCCGCGGCGGACGCCTGGCCCCGATCGTGTTGGATCGCGTGGGAATCGCCGAGGGTGGGCCGTTGGTGTTTCCGGCCAACCACGCAGCTGCGCTCGGGCTCGATTCGACGTCTGGATACGACTCGACCCTCCCCCTCGAAGCCGCCCAGACGCTGCGCTACCTCGGCGGTCGCTCGGCGATACAGGTGCTGGCCGACCCGCTGGTCGGTGCGTTCGCGCCCAACCTGGAGCTGAGCTTCACCCGCTACGACGCGTTTCGCTCCCAGGGGATCTCAGCGGTGGTGACCGTGCCAGAGATCGACCCGAACGACCCGGCCCTCGCACCACTGCGCCCCTTCGAGGTGGCCTATTCGGGGCCCGACGGCAACCTGCTCCGGCTCGGCGACATCGAGGGTGCCAAGCCGGTGGGGCTGGTGTCGGTGCATGGCCGGGTGGAGGTGGTCCCTGGTGACGTCGATGTGCTCGAAGCCTTGGCAAGCTCGTCCGCTGCGGACGGCCCAATTTTGACCAGCAAGGCTGCCGTTGAGGATTCGGACCTCAGCGCCGATGACGTCGTAGCGTGGAATCGCACCGGCTCGGCAGGGGGCGCCACGTCAGCGAAGATCGCCGATCGTGGAATCAACAGCCTGAGGGTTGAGGTGCAGACGTCGGGGCCGACATGGTTGCTGGTCGGGGTCAACGAAGCTCCCGGTTGGGGCGCCACCGTCGATGGCGAACCTGTCCGCATCCTGCGGGCAAATCATTCCCATATGGCTGTGCCGGTGAGCAGGTCCGGCACGGTGGAGCTGCGCTTCCGTCCGCCGGGCCTGATCGCCGGCGCAGCCATCAGCGTGCTGGCGCTGATCGTCTGCGCCGGCCTGGTGCTCATCGGGCGGAGCAGCGGCCGGAGACAACCGACAGATCGGCCTGCGGAGCGGCTGTGA
- the ppk2 gene encoding polyphosphate kinase 2, which translates to MPKNRMSKSDYEDELDALQRELVKLQEWVYEKGLRVCVLFEGRDAAGKGGAIKRIVERTNPRIVQVVALDKPTEREQSQWYFQRYVSELPSASEVMLFDRSWYNRAGVERVMGFCTDAQYEEFLRSCPDFERMLVRSGMILLKYWFSVSDDEQERRFQKRIDNIEKRWKLSPMDLESRARWVDYSKAKDRMFATTDTKECPWWVVDADDKRKARLNCIRHLLSSIPYEDLTSKRLELPPRQPDTYVRPPIDTQTYVPDHYS; encoded by the coding sequence ATGCCCAAGAATCGCATGTCCAAATCCGACTACGAGGACGAGCTGGATGCCCTCCAACGCGAGCTGGTGAAGCTGCAGGAGTGGGTGTACGAGAAGGGTCTGCGGGTGTGCGTCCTCTTCGAAGGACGCGACGCTGCCGGCAAGGGCGGCGCCATCAAGCGCATCGTGGAGCGCACCAACCCCCGCATTGTCCAAGTGGTCGCCCTCGACAAACCGACCGAACGCGAACAGTCGCAGTGGTACTTCCAGCGCTACGTCTCCGAACTTCCGTCGGCCAGCGAGGTGATGCTGTTCGACCGCAGCTGGTACAACCGGGCCGGGGTCGAACGCGTGATGGGGTTTTGCACCGACGCTCAGTACGAGGAGTTTCTGCGCTCGTGCCCCGACTTCGAACGCATGCTGGTTCGCTCCGGCATGATCCTGTTGAAGTACTGGTTCTCGGTGTCCGACGACGAGCAGGAGCGGCGTTTCCAGAAGCGCATCGACAACATCGAGAAGCGCTGGAAGCTGAGCCCGATGGACCTGGAGTCACGTGCCCGGTGGGTGGACTACTCCAAGGCGAAGGACCGGATGTTCGCCACGACCGACACCAAGGAGTGCCCGTGGTGGGTGGTGGACGCCGACGACAAGCGCAAGGCCCGACTCAACTGCATCCGACACCTGTTGAGCTCGATCCCCTATGAGGACCTCACCTCCAAGCGCCTGGAGCTGCCACCCCGCCAGCCCGACACCTACGTCCGGCCGCCGATCGACACCCAGACCTACGTGCCCGACCACTACTCCTGA
- the ppk2 gene encoding polyphosphate kinase 2, with the protein MSDTEPGDASQDAGVTEVDRLRKETKRKNREHRKLVKRDRREEDLKPYQVELLKLQSHLEHTDKRMIVLFEGRDAAGKGGTIRRVTRYMNEKHYRVVALGKPTDEQRTQWYVQRYVAQFPHGGEMVLFDRSWYNRAMVEPVFGFCTQKEYDDFLRGVGGFEKDLVRQGTALVKLYFSVTKKEQQRRFERRRDDPLRQWKLSEIDLQAQEHWDDFTTHKYEMLRRSHTSHTPWTVIRSENKHKARLNAMKVILNAVDYEGRNPDLDFVPDPKVVLSGAHEVELMEADRLRRGKFRA; encoded by the coding sequence CTGAGCGATACCGAGCCCGGCGATGCCTCCCAGGATGCCGGCGTGACCGAGGTGGACCGGCTGCGCAAGGAGACCAAGCGCAAAAATCGGGAGCACCGGAAGCTGGTCAAGCGAGACCGGCGCGAGGAGGACCTCAAGCCCTACCAGGTGGAGTTGCTGAAGCTGCAAAGTCACCTGGAGCACACCGACAAGCGCATGATCGTGCTGTTCGAGGGACGCGACGCTGCCGGCAAGGGCGGCACCATCCGCCGGGTCACCCGCTACATGAACGAGAAGCACTACCGCGTGGTGGCGTTGGGCAAGCCCACCGACGAGCAGCGCACCCAGTGGTACGTGCAGCGCTACGTCGCCCAATTCCCCCATGGCGGCGAGATGGTGCTCTTCGATCGCAGTTGGTACAACCGGGCCATGGTGGAGCCTGTGTTCGGGTTTTGCACCCAGAAGGAATACGACGACTTCCTGCGCGGCGTCGGGGGCTTCGAAAAAGACCTGGTGCGCCAGGGCACAGCGCTGGTGAAGCTGTACTTCTCGGTGACCAAGAAGGAACAACAGCGCCGCTTCGAACGGCGCCGCGACGATCCGCTGCGGCAATGGAAGCTGTCGGAGATCGACCTTCAGGCCCAGGAGCACTGGGATGACTTCACCACCCACAAGTACGAAATGCTGCGGCGTAGCCACACCAGCCACACACCGTGGACGGTGATCCGCTCGGAGAACAAGCACAAGGCACGCCTCAATGCCATGAAGGTGATCCTCAACGCTGTGGACTACGAGGGCCGCAACCCCGATCTCGACTTCGTGCCCGACCCCAAGGTGGTGCTCTCGGGCGCCCATGAGGTGGAGCTGATGGAGGCCGACCGCCTCCGTCGAGGCAAGTTCCGGGCCTGA